Proteins from a genomic interval of Tachyglossus aculeatus isolate mTacAcu1 unplaced genomic scaffold, mTacAcu1.pri scaffold_75_arrow_ctg1, whole genome shotgun sequence:
- the LOC119923975 gene encoding vomeronasal type-1 receptor 3-like yields MDASELAYGFLFVFQIVFGVSGNMFLLLVYTHMVSTTHQLNPPDMIIAHLALANTMALLSRGIPDILSAWGLKNFLDDVGCKILLYIYRVSRGLAICTTCLLSVFQAITISPGTSQWEGVKTQLPKCILPSCLFFWVLNLLFDMTVPLFITGLGNSTNMNTVILKYCSSISISAVTTLVNAMVLSLRDMFFVGLMSTASGYMAFVLHRHHWKVRHLHGTNCSRKAMPEVRAAKRIIALVTLYVLLYGRNTITLSILLNMKIISPLILNSHNIMSFTFSAISPFLMIPRNRRVRTSWKRDSHIPNWDPP; encoded by the coding sequence ATGGATGCCAGTGAGCTTGCCTATGGGTTCCTCTTTGTGTTCCAGATTGTCTTTGGGGTCTCAGGGAATATGTTCCTCCTCCTGGTTTATACGCACATGGTCTCCACGACCCACCAGCTGAATCCTCCAGACATGATCATTGCCCATCTAGCCCTGGCCAACACCATGGCCCTTCTCAGCCGGGGGATCCCCGACATCCTGTCAGCTTGGGGGCTGAAGAATTTCCTGGATGACGTTGGTTGTAAAATCCTCTTATACATTTATCGAGTGTCCCGGGGTCTTGCCATCTGCACCACCTGCCTTCTGAGTGTCTTCCAGGCCATTACCATCAGCCCTGGCACATCCCAATGGGAAGGAGTCAAAACCCAATTACCCAAGTgcatccttccctcctgcctcttcttctgGGTCCTCAATCTGCTTTTTGACATGACCGTACCATTGTTCATCACAGGCCTTGGGAACAGCACCAACATGAACACTGTCATCCTGAAATACTGCTCCTCCATCAGTATCAGTGCAGTCACAACCCTGGTCAATGCAATGGTGCTCTCCCTCCGTGATATGTTCTTCGTGGGACTCATGAGCACGGCCAGTGGCTATATGGCATTTGTCCTGCACAGACACCACTGGAAGGTCAGACACCTCCACGGGACCAATTGCTCCCGTAAGGCAATGCCTGAGGTCAGAGCAGCAAAGAGAAtcattgccctggtcaccctctatgtCCTCCTCTATGGACGGAACACGATCACCCTGAGCATTTTATTAAATATGAAGATAATTTCTCCTCTCATTCTTAATAGCCACAACATTATGTCCTTCACTTTTTCAGCTATCAGTCCATTTCTGATGATTCCCAGAAACAGGAGGGTGCGAACGTCCTGGAAAAGGGATTCTCATATTCCCAACTGGGATCCCCCTTAG
- the LOC119923976 gene encoding vomeronasal type-1 receptor 3-like, with protein sequence MDATELSFGIVNVLQISNGISVNVFLLLFYIHMASTSHRPSFSDQILTQLAFANIIILLSRGIPDTVSALGLRNFLDDVRCKILLTSPSAPEPSGGQKTKPKLPKCIIPLCILSWVLNILTYVTGPQNSSSVRITLALMYCSNVSASAGINLVIAVIFPLRDLFFMELMSVASGYIVFALYRHHHQVQHLHGPGRCHRVMPEIRVAKRVIALVTLYALLYR encoded by the exons ATGGATGCCACTGAACTCTCATTTGGGATCGTGAATGTGCTCCAGATCAGCAATGGGATTTCAGTTAATGTTTTCCTTCTCCTGTTTTATATCCACATGGCCTCCACCAGCCACAGGCCTAGCTTCTCTGACCAGATCCTAACCCAACTGGCCTTTGCCAATATCATCATCCTCCTTAGCAGGGGAATCCCAGACACAGTATCAGCCTTGGGGCTGAGAAATTTCCTTGATGATGTTCGATGTAAAATCCTCCT GACATCACCATCAGCCCCGGAACCTTCTGGTGGGCAGAAGACAAAGCCCAAATTACCCAAATGCATCATCCCTTTGTGCATCCTCTCCTGGGTCCTCAATATACTCACATATGTAACCGGCCCCCAGAACAGCAGCAGTGTTCGAATCACATTGGCTCTCATGTATTGCTCAAACGTTAGTGCCAGTGCAGGAATCAACCTGGTTATAGCAGTCATTTTCCCTCTAAGAGACCTCTTCTTTATGGAGCTCATGAGCGTGGCCAGCGGTTACATAGTATTTGCCCTCTATAGACACCACCATCAGGTCCAGCACCTCCACGGGCCAGGTCGCTGTCATAGGGTGATGCCTGAGATCAGAGTGGCCAAGAGAGTCATTGCTCTGGTCACACTCTATGCCCTCCTCTACAGGTGA